The Lactuca sativa cultivar Salinas chromosome 2, Lsat_Salinas_v11, whole genome shotgun sequence genome includes a window with the following:
- the LOC111909682 gene encoding uncharacterized protein LOC111909682, with translation MADDDDDDSFGEFTFASNQPTPNSSSQIPATTGDDDDWGDFNFVGNNATDHNLSPQPQPQIQTTPKWEKIKGALPLSLFGGEEEEEEEDKKPVMPVAGNDVKQSSFPGNSGFPSNNNTDKSNANLGINDLISDLYGPRQQQTATKATDNGNGLDSTARSSSVYKDPLSKSESLSSFSFHSVATKAADNGNGLNYTARNSAASKDPFSKSESLSSFSFHSVGASGYHGSDDEGGWEFMDAYSESKLAQNGKDNKERSEKTVSPPSLQDGSHGPNDPFGTPNNGSHRPNDLFGAPSNGVFVESHVTDSGFNSKPITNIQNGFAADTKANSKDTTNELNSNPLGGSVDSFGEFEAAFMEQPSKKKEISDEDDLFSFPNGLNDDSHKEKNNGFDFRQSPVAQNIVSSDSFSQTESNKSKNATVSQPPVEGNENDDENVGKSEISFQEAESKPQGYEPSPKNYKQPVPLSIFGIEEETEVDNSLNLEHELFKSSSSHGKHMRTLSSNLSINDILSDLYNQSEPISSDVVNNNHDDDDDDDNFDDGSWEFKDASSQSKAQNQNLSFKEKLNNFIDLYSNLKDELCFVARHHLHGLKKAQITATLAGEEMKVAALDKQIQEAFEKLHQKDIISTEVNEDDDVALVISLNQYIKTLHEPHFLIFDSEYNISKRLPLAESDLQTAIDLINHITRVLKIIKLAPKGEACNYVTQWFKVIQVCSQELKHATWILNQSLQKNINHQILSQQQGKQFVNAIGEIYRVVVILGAAVKFYKPWILLNGVNLEGLYGLLAECDSLWSTSGLEEVISVDSLSESISHIRDLDEFSIVNLDEEESQCQLSLLSPRIVPEMKMVIWNGETFFVTIANLWANLISPDPPKLT, from the exons ATGGCGGACGACGATGACGACGACTCTTTTGGTGAATTCACATTCGCCTCTAACCAGCCGACGCCTAATTCCTCCTCTCAGATTCCAGCCACCACCGGCGACGACGACGATTGGGGGGATTTCAATTTTGTCGGAAACAACGCAACAGATCACAATCTTTCTCCACAGCCGCAGCCACAGATACAGACAACGCCAAAGTGGGAGAAGATAAAAGGAGCTTTGCCGCTATCTCTATTTGGAGGtgaagaagaggaggaggaggaagataaGAAACCGGTTATGCCTGTGGCAGGAAATGATGTTAAGCAATCATCTTTTCCTGGTAATAGTGGTTTTCCATCCAATAACAATACTGATAAAAGTAATGCTAATCTGGGTATCAATGACTTGATCTCGGATCTTTATGGTCCGAGACAGCAGCAGACGGCCACAAAGGCGACCGATAATGGCAATGGATTGGACTCTACTGCAAGAAGTTCATCTGTATACAAGGATCCCCTTTCAAAATCGGAATCCTTGAGTTCTTTTAGCTTTCATTCAGTTGCCACAAAGGCGGCCGATAATGGCAATGGATTGAACTATACTGCAAGAAATTCAGCTGCATCCAAGGATCCTTTTTCAAAATCGGAATCCTTGAGTTCTTTTAGCTTTCATTCAGTTGGTGCTTCTGGGTATCATGGATCTGATGATGAAGGCGGCTGGGAATTCATGGATGCCTACTCAGAGTCCAAGTTAGCGCAAAATGGGAAGGATAATAAG GAACGTTCTGAGAAGACTGTGTCTCCTCCAAGTCTACAAGATGGCTCACATGGGCCTAATGATCCGTTTGGAACACCAAACAATGGTTCGCATAGGCCTAATGATCTATTTGGAGCACCAAGCAATGGAGTTTTTGTTGAATCTCATGTAACTGATAGTGGATTCAACTCCAAGCCAATCACAAACATTCAGAATGGATTTGCAGCTGACACAAAAGCTAATTCGAAAGATACCACAAACGAGTTAAATTCAAATCCACTTGGTGGAAGTGTTGATAGTTTTGGGGAGTTTGAGGCTGCATTTATGGAACAACCATCAAAGAAGAAG GAAATATCCGATGAAGATGATCTATTTTCATTTCCAAATGGACTTAATGATGATTCACACAAGGAGAAGAACAATGGATTTGATTTCAGACAAAGTCCAGTGGCTCAAAACATTGTCTCCTCAGATTCATTCTCTCAAACCGAGTCAAACAAAAGTAAAAATGCCACAGTGTCACAACCTCCTGTTGAGGGTaatgaaaatgatgatgaaaATGTTGGGAAATCTGAGATATCATTTCAAGAAGCTGAATCAAAGCCACAG GGATACGAGCCAAGTCCAAAGAATTATAAACAACCTGTGCCACTTTCCATTTTTGGCATTGAAGAGGAAACTGAAGTTGATAATTCCTTAAATCTTGAGCATGAATTGTTTAAATCATCATCATCACATGGGAAACACATGCGTACTCTTAGCTCAAATTTATCAATAAATGATATTTTATCCGATTTGTACAACCAATCAGAGCCAATCAGTTCTGATGTAGTGAATAAtaatcatgatgatgatgatgatgatgataattttGATGATGGTTCATGGGAATTCAAGGATGCTTCCTCTCAATCAAAAGCTCAAAATCAGAATTTATCATTTAAAGAGAAACTAAACAATTTCATTGATTTATATTCCAATTTAAAGGATGAGTTATGTTTTGTTGCAAGACACCATCTTCATGGTCTAAAG AAAGCTCAAATTACTGCTACTCTAGCTGGTGAAGAGATGAAAGTGGCTGCTCTTGATAAACAAattcag GAGGCCTTTGAGAAGCTTCACCAAAAAGATATAATATCCACAGAAGTCAATGAAGATGATGACGTGGCACTAGTTATTTCTTTAAACCAATATATCAAAACTCTCCATGAGCCACATTTTCTAATATTCGACTCAGAATATAACATATCAAAAAGATTGCCATTA GCAGAATCAGATTTGCAAACAGCCATTGACCTCATCAACCACATTACAAGAGTGttgaaaattataaaattagCTCCAAAGGGCGAAGCATGTAATTATGTCACTCAATGGTTTAAGGTGATTCAAGTATGCTCTCAAGAACTCAAACATGCCACATGGATTTTGAATCAATCATTACAAAAGAACATCAATCATCAAATACTCTCTCAACAACAAG gtaAACAGTTTGTGAATGCCATTGGAGAGATTTATAGAGTGGTGGTGATATTAGGAGCAGCAGTCAAGTTTTACAAACCGTGGATTCTGTTAAATGGTGTAAATTTAGAGGGGCTTTATGGTCTTTTAGCAGAATGTGACTCTCTGTGGTCAACTTCAGGACTTGAGGAGGTTATATCTGTTGACTCTTTATCAGAGTCCATTAGTCATATTCGAGATCTTGATGAATTTTCAATTGTCAATCTTGATGAAGAGGAATCTCAATGCCAGCTGTCACTTTTATCACCACGAATAGTTCCAG AAATGAAGATGGTGATATGGAATGGAGAAACATTTTTTGTAACAATTGCAAATTTATGGGCGAATTTAATCAGCCCTGATCCCCCAAAGTTGACATAA